The sequence below is a genomic window from Deltaproteobacteria bacterium.
GGTTTTGTCCACCGTAGGCACGACCCCTCGTCCTCGTGATTCCGGGCTTGACCCGGGATACAGGGGCGGGGGAGTGGGAGGCGCGCCATGCACTCGGGAGTGCATTGTGCTATGAGGACTTCTGCACGCGTGGCGGGCGCGCACCCGCCGCCAAACTCACCATCGGAGGCAACTCATGACGACCATGATCACGGGCGCGGGGCTGGTGGGCTCCCAGATCGCGCGCATCCTTGTGCAGCAGGGCGAGAAGCCCGTCCTGTTCGATATTGCACCCAATCTCACCGCGCTGGCCGATGTTGTAGGGGACGTGGGCGCGGTCACCCTGTTCCGCGGCGACCTGCTGAACCCCTTCGACCTCGGCAAGGTGATCAACGAGCACGGCATCACCCGCATCATCCACACCGCGGCCTATCCCAACCTCGGCACCGGCGCCCAGGAGAACCCCTACGGGGCCATCCAGGTGAACATCATGGGCACCGCCAACGTGCTGGAGGCGGCGCGGCTCCACGGCGCCGAGCGGGTGGTCATGATCAGCACCGCGGCCGTGGCCCGGGGGATCGCCGGCGGCGAGGACAACGGCGACCACAGCAAGGAGGAGGCGCTGCCGCGGCCCAGCTCGTTCTATTCGGCCACCAAGCAGGCGGGCGAGAACCTGGGCTACAACTACGCGCGCTCCCACGGCGTCGACTTCCGCGCCGTGCGCTTCCCCAACGTGTGCGGCCCCTGGATCCCCGGCGGCGGCGGCCGCCCCAGCGCCATGTTCCGCACCCTGGTGGAGAAGTCGGTGGACGGCGTCGAGCACACCGTCCCGCCCGGCGTCATGGAATGGCTCTATTCCAAGGACGCCGCCCGCGGCGTGGTCCTGGCCCTCCAGACCGAGGGCGTCAAGAGCCGTGTCTTCAACCTCGGCGTCGGCAAGCCCTACGACAACCAGGAGCTCATCGACATCTTCAAGCAGGTGGTCCCCGGCGCCAAGCTCGGCATCGACGAAAGCGCCACCACCTCGCAGACCTCCTCGGTGTTCCTGGACATCACCCGCGCCCAGACCGAACTGGGCTTCGACGCCGAGTACGACATCCCGGCGGCGGTGTCGGACTTCGTGGGCTGGTACCGGCGGCTCAAGGGGAAGGGAAACTAAGGGAGACCTGAAGATGGCGTCCTTCGACTCCGCGCCGCTGGCGCGGCGCTACGCTCAGGACGAAC
It includes:
- a CDS encoding NAD(P)-dependent oxidoreductase encodes the protein MTTMITGAGLVGSQIARILVQQGEKPVLFDIAPNLTALADVVGDVGAVTLFRGDLLNPFDLGKVINEHGITRIIHTAAYPNLGTGAQENPYGAIQVNIMGTANVLEAARLHGAERVVMISTAAVARGIAGGEDNGDHSKEEALPRPSSFYSATKQAGENLGYNYARSHGVDFRAVRFPNVCGPWIPGGGGRPSAMFRTLVEKSVDGVEHTVPPGVMEWLYSKDAARGVVLALQTEGVKSRVFNLGVGKPYDNQELIDIFKQVVPGAKLGIDESATTSQTSSVFLDITRAQTELGFDAEYDIPAAVSDFVGWYRRLKGKGN